Within the Flavobacterium sp. 9R genome, the region TGCCGAAAACAAACTAAAAAACAAAGTTTCATCGTTAGAGGACTATGCTATAGAAGTGGTAGCCGAACCAGAGAAAAACTTTAATAACGCTATGGGACAAGAGAGTTTAACTCGTTTTGACCAGCCCAAAGCCAAGAAAAGACCTTCGAAAAAACGCAAGCCAAACGTTGCCGCACCAGCAAATGTAGCTGCTGCACCAGCTATAGCACCTAATAAACCTGCTGCTCAAAATGGCAACAAAAAAAGACCTCACAACAACAAAAATCGAGGTAATGCCAATGATAAAAAGCAAGGTAATGCTCCAACCAACGAGCCAAGAAAACCTATAATAATTACTAAAAATGGGGATAAAAAATAGTTGCATCTTATTTGCTGTTGTCTTACTCTTTTTGGCCTGCGACAAAAAAAGAGTTTTTGACGAATACAAAACAGTAGGCAGCGGTTGGAACAAAGACAGTATTGTTTCCTTCGATTTGCCTGCATTGGACTCAACAAAACAATACAATTTGTTTGTGAATTTGAGAGCCAATGACGATTATAAATTCAATAATATCTTTTTGATTGTGGCTATGGAACAAAAAAATGGCTTCACCAAAGTAGATACTTTAGAATACCAAATGGCCAACCCTGACGGGACTTTGTTAGGCAATGGCTTTACGGATTTAAAAGAAAGCAAACTTTTTTATAAAGAAAAAGTTAGATTTAACGGACAATTCAAAGTATACATCAAGCAAGCTTTGAGAGAAAACGGCAAAGTGCCTGGTGTATCCAATTTGGATGGCATTACCGACGTAGGTTTTAGAATAGAAACAATAGAGTAACATTATGGCAGTTAGAAAAAATAACACATCGTCTAAAGCAATTGATAAAGACATCAATTACTATAAAAAGAAGTTTTGGAAAATCTACTTTTATGGTTTGGGTATTTTGGCTCTTTTCTTCCTTTTTGCTTCTTGGGGACTTTTTGGTTCAATGCCCTCTTTTGAAGATTTAGAAAATCCAGACTCTAATTTGGCTACCGAAATCATTTCCTCTGACGGAGTGGTTTTGGGAAAATATTTCCAAAAAAATCGTTCGCAACTAAAGTATTCTGATTTACCAAAAAACTTGGTAGATGCCTTAGTAGCTACCGAAGATGCTCGTTTTTATGAGCACTCTGGTATCGATGGTAGAGGAACTATGCGAGCTATTGTAAGTTTAGGAACCAGTGGTGGTGCTAGTACACTAACCCAACAATTAGCCAAACAATTATTTCACGGAGAAGGTTCGAAATTCCTTCCTTTTCGTATTGTTCAAAAAATAAAAGAATGGATTATCGCTATCCGTTTGGAAAGACAGTACACCAAAAATGAAATCATCGCCATGTATTGTAATGTCTATGATTTTGGAAACAACTCTGTAGGTGTTAGTTCAGCAGCAAAAACCTATTTCTCCAAAGCTCCAAAAGATTTAACCATAGACGAATCGGCTATTTTGGTAGGAATGTTCAAAAACTCTGGACTTTACAACCCAATTCGCAATCCAGAAGGAGTAAAAAACCGCCGAAATGTGGTTTTACACCAAATGGAAAAAGGAAAAATCATTACCGAGCAACAAAAATTACAACTACAAGGTTTACCCATAAAACTTAACTTCAAATTAGAAACTCACAAAGATGGTATTGCTACTTATTTTAGAGAATACCTAAGAGATTATATGAAGAAATGGGTAGAAGAAAACAAAAAACCAGACGGTACAGATTATGATATCTACAAAGATGGTTTAAAGATTTATACCACCATAGATTCCAGAATGCAAACCTATGCTGAAGAAGCAGTAGCGGCACATATGGCGAACATGCAAGAAGAATTCTTTTTGCAACAAAAAGACAACAAAAATGCGCCTTTCGTAAACATTACCGAAGCTGAAACGCAACGTATTTTGAACCAAGCAATGAAGACTTCAAACAGATGGAATGTTATGAAAGCTATGGAAAAAAGCGAAGACGAAATCATTGCTTCATTTAAGAAAAAAACAAAAATGAAGATTTTCTCTTGGAAAGGAGAAATTGATACCGTAATGACTCCAATGGATTCTATTCGTTATTACAAACACTTCTTGCAATCTGGTTTAATGGCAATGGAGCCTCAAACCGGAAGCATCAAAGCTTGGGTGGGTGGAATCAATTATAAATATTTTCAATACGACCACGTAGGACAAGGTGCGAGACAAGTAGGGTCTACTTTCAAACCTTTTGTATACGCTACTGCTATTGAACAATTAAATATGTCACCTTGTGATTCTATTATTGATTCTCCTTTTATGATTCATAAAGGACGTCATCACGTTACCGAAGATTGGGAGCCGAGAAACTCTGATAACAAATACCGAGGAATGGTTACCTTGAAACAAGCTTTGGCGCATTCTATCAACACCATTTCAGCGAAACTGATTGACAAAGTAGGACCAGAAGCGGTTATTGAATTAACACATAAATTGGGTGTAAAATCAGAGATTATTACGCAACCTTCTATTGCTTTAGGAGCGGTTGAAATCACAGTTGAAGATATGGTGGCTGCTTACAGTACTTTTGCCAATCAAGGGGTTTATGTAAAACCACAGTTTTTAAACAAAATCGAAGATAAAAGCGGAGTGGTTATTTACGAGCCAATTCCTGAATCGCATGATGTGTTGAATAAAGACATTGCTTTTGCTGTTATTAAATTACTAGAAGGTGTAACCGAAAGTGGTTCTGGAGCAAGATTAAGAACAGAAGGAGGAGGAGCAGGTGACCACCGCTGGACAGGCTATCCTTATATGTTTAGAAACCCTATCGCCGGAAAAACAGGAACATCTCAAAATCAATCTGATGGATGGTTTATGGGAATGGTACCAAATTTAGTTACTGGTGTTTGGGTTGGTTGTGAAGACCGTTCTGCTCGATTCAAAAGTTTAACTTACGGACAGGGGGCAGCCTCAGCATTGCCAGTTTGGGGGTATTTTATGAAAAAATGTTATGAGGACCCTAGTTTACAAGTTTCCAAAGAACCTTTTGAACGACCCGCCAATCTTTCAATTAAAGTAGATTGTTACACTCCAAGAAGAGCCGTTGTGGTTGACACTACCGCTACTGAGCAAACTACCGAGGAATTCGAACTATAAAAATTCAATAGGCCATAACGATAACTTTTTTAACTATCGTTATGGTTTCTTTTTTTCAAAAAACGATACTTTTAAATCCAATCTTCGCAATCGATTTCGTTATTGCTTCTTTTTTTGAAGTATTTTAGCGGCTGCGATGAAATTTCTATTATTAAAGAGATTTTAAGTCGTTGTTTTATCGAATAAATACATTATCCCTAAAATAAATTTTACATATATGATAAACAAAACGGTTTCCAATGTTCAAGATGCCCTTCAAGGTATCGAAAACGGAATGACACTGATGTTGGGTGGCTTTGGCCTTTGTGGAATACCAGAAAACTCCATTGCAGCTTTAGTTCAAAAAGGCGTTAACGATTTAACTTGTATTTCAAATAACGCTGGTGTAGATGATTTTGGACTTGGTTTGCTTTTACAAAAAAAACAAATCAAAAAAATGATTTCTTCTTATGTGGGAGAAAATGCAGAATTTGAACGCCAAATGCTCTCTGGCGAACTCGAAGTAGATTTGATTCCTCAAGGTACTTTAGCTGAACGTTGTCGCGCGGCTCAAGCTGGTATTCCTGCTTTTTTTACTCCTGCTGGTTATGGAACTGAAGTTGCCACAGGCAAAGAAGTACGCGAATTCAATGGAAAAATGCACATTATGGAAGAAGCTTTCAAAGCTGATTTTGCCATTGTGAAAGCTTGGAAAGGCGATACCGCTGGAAATTTAATATTCAAAGGAACAGCCAGAAATTTTAATCCGTGTATGTGCGGTGCCGCAAAAATTACCATTGCTGAAGTAGAAGAATTAGTAGAAGCTGGAACGTTGGACCCGAATCAGATTCATATTCCTGGAATTTTAGTACAACGTATTTTTCAAGGCGAAAAATATGAAAAACGAATAGAGCAAAGAACAGTTAGAAAAAGATAGTATTCAGTCTGAAGCTAAAACTTAAATGTTCCTGATTTCTTATCTGATTCAAAACTATTTAGTAGGCAATACTAAAACTAAACTTATAGGATTTATATGTTTCAAAAAACAAAATTATGCTAACAAAAGAAGATATAGCAAAACGCATTGCAAAAGAAGTAAAAGACGGTTACTTTGTGAACCTAGGTATCGGGATTCCAACCTTGGTAGCCAATTATGTAAGAGAAGATATTTCAGTTGAATTTCAAAGCGAAAACGGTGTTTTAGGTATGGGTCCTTTTCCTTTTGAAGGTGAAGAAGATGCCGATTTAATCAATGCCGGCAAACAAACCATTACCACCTTACCAGGAGCTAGTTTTTTTGACTCCGCAACGAGTTTTGGAATGATTCGCGGTCAACATGTAGATTTGACTATTCTCGGAGCTATGGAAGTCGCCGAAAACGGCGATATTGCCAACTGGAAAATTCCAGGAAAAATGGTCAAAGGAATGGGTGGCGCTATGGATTTAGTAGCATCGGCGGATAATATTATCGTGGCGATGATGCACGTAAACAAAGCAGGTGAAAGTAAAATTTTAAAAAAATGCACCTTGCCATTAACTGGCGTAGGTTGTGTAAAAAAAGTAGTAACCGAATTGGCGGTTATGGAAATCACTCCTAATGGATTTAAGCTTTTAGAAAGAGCGCCAGGCGTATCGGTAGAACATATCATCGCTTCTACGGAGGCCGATTTAATCATAGAAGGCGAAATTCCAGAAATGCTAATTGATTAATAATTAATTCTAGTCCTAAAGCTAACGAATTGTGCTTTAGGACTAGAATATTTAAATTATTTAGAAAATTCAACGGTTTTAAGTTTATTCCAACTTCCTCTTGTGAAATCAGGAATTGCTACTGGAGCAGAATTATTATCCAATGACAGTTCTGTTAATGGGCCCAAACTACTCCATTCGGCCAAATCATAAACATCCATATCTAAGGGAAGTCCTTTTTGTAAGCAATAAATCAAGCGATAATCCATTATAAAGTCCATACCTCCGTGACCGCCAACTTCTTTGGCTTTTTCTTCTATATCAACAACAATAGGGTTTTTATATTTTAGCATTAATGCTTTTTTGACTTCTTCTGGCATGTAACTGTGTGCAGATAATTTTTTATGTCCAGGAGCAATAGCATCACCCACCTGTGCCTCATCTAAAGCGTATCCTTCAAAAGGGTATTTGTTGGCAAATCCTTTTGTGCCGCTTAACTGATACATTCTACTGTAAGGTCTAGGTGATGTCACATCGTGTTGAATATGAATCGTTTTTCCATTCTCAGTTTTAATCATTGTCATTGTATGGTCACCGTTTCTAAAGTCATTTACTTTTTCGCCTGTTTTTTGTTCGATAAAAGCAGGATTTCCAACGGCTTTTGTATCCATTGAAACTAAGTAATTCATTTTATCTCCTCTATGAATATTCAATGCTAAACAAGCAGGGCCCATACCGTGTGTAGCATACAAGTCACCGCGATGCTTGCGGTTGTAATCCATACGCCAGTTATTCCAATAGGAACCCCAAAAGGGTTGTAAACCATGAATATATGACCCTTCAGCATGTAGTATTTCTCCAAAGACACCTTGTTGTGCCATAGTTAAAGTAGTTAATTCAAAAAAATCATACACACAATTTTCAAGTTGCATACAATGTTTTCTTGTTTTTTCTGAAGTGTCTATTAATTCCCAAATTTCTTTCATTGTTAATGCTCCAGGAACTTCTATGGCTACATGTTTACCATCTTTCATCGCCTGAACGCCAATTGGTGCATGATGAAGCCAATCTGTAGCAATGTAAACCAAATCTACATTGGGTAATTTGGTTACTTCTTTCCATGCATTTTCTCCATAAAATTCTTTGGCTTTAGGAAATCCTAGTTTTTGTAAGGCAGTATTTGAAGCTTGAGTTCTTTCTTGTAAAACATCACAAAGCGCTACGATTTCTACCCCTTTTATATTGGTCATTCTTTCTACTGCATCCGAACCTCTCATTCCTAATCCGACAAAAGCGATACGTACAATTGGAATTGCTGGCGCAGCCATTCGCAAAACATCTGTTTGGTTTTTACTACGCGAAGGTGTTTTGACTTTAATAATTTGAGCATTTACAGTTGCTATTGCAAGCATAAATACAAAAGAAGATAGGAGGGTAATGCAAGTTTTCATTGAATATTATTTTGAACTGTTTAACCAAATATAGTTTTAAAAAAGCAATTTTTTAAATGTTACATTTT harbors:
- a CDS encoding gliding motility lipoprotein GldH, which encodes MGIKNSCILFAVVLLFLACDKKRVFDEYKTVGSGWNKDSIVSFDLPALDSTKQYNLFVNLRANDDYKFNNIFLIVAMEQKNGFTKVDTLEYQMANPDGTLLGNGFTDLKESKLFYKEKVRFNGQFKVYIKQALRENGKVPGVSNLDGITDVGFRIETIE
- a CDS encoding penicillin-binding protein 1A; the protein is MAVRKNNTSSKAIDKDINYYKKKFWKIYFYGLGILALFFLFASWGLFGSMPSFEDLENPDSNLATEIISSDGVVLGKYFQKNRSQLKYSDLPKNLVDALVATEDARFYEHSGIDGRGTMRAIVSLGTSGGASTLTQQLAKQLFHGEGSKFLPFRIVQKIKEWIIAIRLERQYTKNEIIAMYCNVYDFGNNSVGVSSAAKTYFSKAPKDLTIDESAILVGMFKNSGLYNPIRNPEGVKNRRNVVLHQMEKGKIITEQQKLQLQGLPIKLNFKLETHKDGIATYFREYLRDYMKKWVEENKKPDGTDYDIYKDGLKIYTTIDSRMQTYAEEAVAAHMANMQEEFFLQQKDNKNAPFVNITEAETQRILNQAMKTSNRWNVMKAMEKSEDEIIASFKKKTKMKIFSWKGEIDTVMTPMDSIRYYKHFLQSGLMAMEPQTGSIKAWVGGINYKYFQYDHVGQGARQVGSTFKPFVYATAIEQLNMSPCDSIIDSPFMIHKGRHHVTEDWEPRNSDNKYRGMVTLKQALAHSINTISAKLIDKVGPEAVIELTHKLGVKSEIITQPSIALGAVEITVEDMVAAYSTFANQGVYVKPQFLNKIEDKSGVVIYEPIPESHDVLNKDIAFAVIKLLEGVTESGSGARLRTEGGGAGDHRWTGYPYMFRNPIAGKTGTSQNQSDGWFMGMVPNLVTGVWVGCEDRSARFKSLTYGQGAASALPVWGYFMKKCYEDPSLQVSKEPFERPANLSIKVDCYTPRRAVVVDTTATEQTTEEFEL
- a CDS encoding CoA transferase subunit A — its product is MINKTVSNVQDALQGIENGMTLMLGGFGLCGIPENSIAALVQKGVNDLTCISNNAGVDDFGLGLLLQKKQIKKMISSYVGENAEFERQMLSGELEVDLIPQGTLAERCRAAQAGIPAFFTPAGYGTEVATGKEVREFNGKMHIMEEAFKADFAIVKAWKGDTAGNLIFKGTARNFNPCMCGAAKITIAEVEELVEAGTLDPNQIHIPGILVQRIFQGEKYEKRIEQRTVRKR
- a CDS encoding CoA transferase subunit B, yielding MLTKEDIAKRIAKEVKDGYFVNLGIGIPTLVANYVREDISVEFQSENGVLGMGPFPFEGEEDADLINAGKQTITTLPGASFFDSATSFGMIRGQHVDLTILGAMEVAENGDIANWKIPGKMVKGMGGAMDLVASADNIIVAMMHVNKAGESKILKKCTLPLTGVGCVKKVVTELAVMEITPNGFKLLERAPGVSVEHIIASTEADLIIEGEIPEMLID
- a CDS encoding Gfo/Idh/MocA family protein: MLAIATVNAQIIKVKTPSRSKNQTDVLRMAAPAIPIVRIAFVGLGMRGSDAVERMTNIKGVEIVALCDVLQERTQASNTALQKLGFPKAKEFYGENAWKEVTKLPNVDLVYIATDWLHHAPIGVQAMKDGKHVAIEVPGALTMKEIWELIDTSEKTRKHCMQLENCVYDFFELTTLTMAQQGVFGEILHAEGSYIHGLQPFWGSYWNNWRMDYNRKHRGDLYATHGMGPACLALNIHRGDKMNYLVSMDTKAVGNPAFIEQKTGEKVNDFRNGDHTMTMIKTENGKTIHIQHDVTSPRPYSRMYQLSGTKGFANKYPFEGYALDEAQVGDAIAPGHKKLSAHSYMPEEVKKALMLKYKNPIVVDIEEKAKEVGGHGGMDFIMDYRLIYCLQKGLPLDMDVYDLAEWSSLGPLTELSLDNNSAPVAIPDFTRGSWNKLKTVEFSK